One stretch of Hypanus sabinus isolate sHypSab1 chromosome X2 unlocalized genomic scaffold, sHypSab1.hap1 SUPER_X2_unloc_6, whole genome shotgun sequence DNA includes these proteins:
- the LOC132385938 gene encoding zinc finger protein 239-like — protein MYPGTRPFTYSVCGKGFTRSFGRLTHQRIHTDCGKRFTRSSALLTHHRIHTRERTFACSYCGKGFTQPSQVKLQQQIHTGEKPFTCYDYSGKGFKQSSQLKVHKRIHTEKRPFTCSDCGNGFTQSTALLAHQSVHTGKKAFACSKCGKGFTRSSNLQMHKQVHMGE, from the exons atgtACCCTGGGACGAGGCCATTCACCTACTCtgtttgtgggaagggattcactcggtcatttggCCGACTGACTCACCAGCGAatacacactg actgtgggaaaagattcactcggTCGTCTGCCCTACTGACACACCATCGAATCCACACTAGGGAGAGAACTTTTGCCTGCtcatactgtgggaagggattcactcagccgTCCCAAGTGAAGTTACagcagcaaattcacactggagagaagccgttcacctgctatGATT acagtgggaagggTTTTAAACAGtcatcacaattgaaggtacacaAGCGCATTCACACTGagaagaggccgttcacctgctcagattgtgggaatggattcacccAGTCAACTGCTCTCCTGGCACACCAGtctgttcacactgggaagaaagCATTCGCCTGCTCAaagtgcgggaagggattcactcggtcatcaaaCCTACAGATGCACAAGCAAGTTCACATGGGTGAGTAA